The Streptomyces cyaneogriseus subsp. noncyanogenus region AGTACCAGGGCGTGCCGCCGTACGCGGAGACGCGGAACTACGTGAAGACGATCACGACGCTGGAGAAGAGCTTCGCCGCCCCCGTCACCCGGGTCGACCCCTCCGAGCAGGCGGCCGGGGCCATCGCGTTCGCGCAGAAGAAGCTCGGCACGCTGTATCTGTGGGGCGGCAACGGGACCGCGGAGCAGGGCGGGCGGTTCGACTGTTCGGGGCTGACCAAGGCCGCGTACGAGAGCGTCGGGATCACGCTGCCGCGCGTGGCCAACGACCAGTACAACGCGGGGCCGCATCCGGAGCGGGACGAGCTGCTGCCGGGGGACCTGGTGTTCTTCTCGGACGACCTCACCAACTCGCGGGCCATCCGGCACGTGGGTATCTACGTGGGCGGCGGGTACATGATCAACGCGCCGCGTCCGGGGGCCGTCATCCGGTTCGACCCGATCGACACCCCGGACTACTTCGGGGCCACGCGGGTCACCGAGGATGGCGCGAAAGCGCTCCCCACCACGGTGTGAACCGAGCGTGAATCCCTCCCCTGAGCTGCGGCGATGAGTCTCTCTTCGATAACGTCTGCGTGATCATTCGGTGGAGGGTGGAACGTATCAGCGGGGAGCATGCGTTCCTGTTGACGTAGCCGAGCGGACGTCAGCCGGCACGTGACGCGCGCCTGTGCGTGCGTACACGTGTGCAACGGAAGCGGATCTACGAACCACGGGGGTGGCGGAAGCGGCGCACGCAGGGGTGCGCCGGAGATGAGGAAGACGAAGGGGCCGCAGCACATGGCTGGACTCGCCGAATCCGGGTCGAACCCCGACGTCGAGCTGCTCTACGACATCAACGGCCTGGCCAAGGACGCACCGCACTGGTTCGACCGGGTCATGGAGTTCGTCGGCGAGTACGGGCTGCTGCTCGCGCTCGTACTGCTGGTGCTGTGGTGCTGGTGGTCGGTGCGGCGGCGCGGCGGCCAGGAGGCCGCCCCGTCCGTGGCCGCTCTCGTGTGGGCACCGCTCGCGGCGGGCATCGCGGTACTGGTCAACGTGCCGATACGGGGCTTCGTCGAGCGGCCCCGGCCGTTCAGGACGCACGACGGCCTGGACGTCCTGATCACCGGCAAGAACGACTACTCGTTCGTCAGCGACCACGCGACGCTGACCATGGCGATGGGCGTCGCCCTGTTCGTGGCCAACCGCAGGTTCGGCCTCGTGGGGATCGCCCTGGCCCTGCTGGAGGGCTTCTGCCGGGTCTACATGGGCGTGCACTACCCGACGGACGTCATCGGCGGCTTCGCCCTCGGCACGGCGGTCGCCCTGCTGCTGTCGCCGCTCGCCATGGCCCTGCTCACGCCGCTGGCCAGGGCGGTCGAGCGGTCACCGCGCCTGGGCTGGCTGATCGCGGCGCGGGGACGGGCGTACACCGGCCGGGACGCCGTGATCCCGGGGGCCCGCAAGGAGCCCGCGGGGACGGAGCAGCGGGACCTCGCGGCGTAACGCCCCCCGCCGGCGGCCCGGGTCCCCGGATCCGGGCCGGCCTCAGCCCGCGCTGTGACCTTCGGCGTCCGCGCGGGCCAGGCTTCTCGCCCTGCGGGCCGGGCCGCGCCAGCCGCAGGAGCAGCGGGCCACGCAGAAGGGGCCCTGTTCCACCGTCGTCGTGCGATGTCCCGAAAGCTCCCCGGCGGGAGCCGGGCCGTCCTGTCGCGCCACGCCGACCACCGTACCGGTGGCGGGTGAAGGCGTCGTACCCCTCCGCGTGACGGGGCCACCTACTCGTCGTTAACCGGAACGACACGGGGCCCTGGTACGGACGCGGCGGCAGGGGGTAGGCAGGCGATGGCGAGGCGGCAGCGGCGGTTCGGTCGGGCGGGTGCGACGGTGGCCGCGGCGGGGGCCGCCCTCTGCGCC contains the following coding sequences:
- a CDS encoding NlpC/P60 family protein, whose amino-acid sequence is MLLVVGVYMVAGSLAGGLGGGVKALAKGSVPAAYQPLVEKWGRLCPAINPALLAAQLYQESGFNPKAQSPAAAQGIAQFIPGTWATHGVDGDGDGDRDVWDPADAIPSAASYDCALAKYVKDVPGNLTENMLASYNAGAYAVIKYQGVPPYAETRNYVKTITTLEKSFAAPVTRVDPSEQAAGAIAFAQKKLGTLYLWGGNGTAEQGGRFDCSGLTKAAYESVGITLPRVANDQYNAGPHPERDELLPGDLVFFSDDLTNSRAIRHVGIYVGGGYMINAPRPGAVIRFDPIDTPDYFGATRVTEDGAKALPTTV
- a CDS encoding phosphatase PAP2 family protein: MAGLAESGSNPDVELLYDINGLAKDAPHWFDRVMEFVGEYGLLLALVLLVLWCWWSVRRRGGQEAAPSVAALVWAPLAAGIAVLVNVPIRGFVERPRPFRTHDGLDVLITGKNDYSFVSDHATLTMAMGVALFVANRRFGLVGIALALLEGFCRVYMGVHYPTDVIGGFALGTAVALLLSPLAMALLTPLARAVERSPRLGWLIAARGRAYTGRDAVIPGARKEPAGTEQRDLAA